A DNA window from Pseudorasbora parva isolate DD20220531a chromosome 5, ASM2467924v1, whole genome shotgun sequence contains the following coding sequences:
- the sf3b1 gene encoding splicing factor 3B subunit 1 isoform X1 yields the protein MAQIAKTHDDIEAQILEIQGMKAALAEGADQGVGLDSTGYYDQEIYGGSDSRFAGYVTSIAANEQEEDDDEDSSTSLLGQKKPGYHAPVAILNSIPQSDEQYDPFAEHRPQKISDREDEYKKRRQKMIISPERHDPFADGGKTPDPKMQVRTYMDVMKEQHLSKEEREIRLQMVEKAKSGELKAVNGSAAAQAAVAKRKRRWDQTADQTPTNSTPKKMSSWDQADGSSETPGHTPGHTPSNSRWDETPGRAKGSETPGATPSTRMWEPTPSHTPAGAATPGRDTPGHATPGHGGASSSVRKNRWDETPKTERETPGHGSGWAETPRTDRGDESVGETPTPGASKRKSRWDETPASQMGSSTPLLTPGKTPLGTPAMNMATPTPGHLMSMTPEQLQAWRWEREIDERNRPLTDEELDAMFPEGYKVLPPPAGYVPIRTPARKLAATPTPIGGMTGFHMQTEDRSMKQVNDQPSGNLPFLKPDDIQYFDKLLVEVDESTLSPEEQKERKIMKLLLKIKNGTPPMRKAALRQITDKAREFGAGPLFNQILPLLMSPTLEDQERHLLVKVIDRILYKLDDLVRPYVHKILVVIEPLLIDEDYYARVEGREIISNLAKAAGLATMISTMRPDIDNMDEYVRNTTARAFAVVASALGIPSLLPFLKAVCKSKKSWQARHTGIKIVQQIAILMGCAILPHLRSLVEIIEHGLVDEQQKVRTISALAIAALAEAATPYGIESFDSVLKPLWKGIRQHRGKGLAAFLKAIGYLIPLMDAEYANYYTREVMLILIREFQSPDEEMKKIVLKVVKQCCGTDGVEANYIKTEILPPFFKHFWQHRMALDRRNYRQLVDTTVELANKVGAAEIISRIVDDLKDEAEQYRKMVMETIEKIMGNLGAADIDHKLEEQLIDGILYAFQEQTTEDSVMLNGFGTVVNALGKRVKPYLPQICGTVLWRLNNKSAKVRQQAADLISRTAVVMKTCQEEKLMGHLGVVLYEYLGEEYPEVLGSILGALKAIVNVIGMHKMTPPIKDLLPRLTPILKNRHEKVQENCIDLVGRIADRGAEYVSAREWMRICFELLELLKAHKKAIRRATVNTFGYIAKAIGPHDVLATLLNNLKVQERQNRVCTTVAIAIVAETCSPFTVLPALMNEYRVPELNVQNGVLKSLSFLFEYIGEMGKDYIYAVTPLLEDALMDRDLVHRQTASAVVQHMSLGVYGFGCEDSLNHLLNYVWPNVFETSPHVIQAVMGALEGLRVAIGPCRMLQYCLQGLFHPARKVRDVYWKIYNSIYIGSQDALIAHYPLVFNDEKNSYVRYELEYYL from the exons ATGGCGCAGATCGCCAAAACACATGACG aCATAGAGGCTCAGATCCTGGAAATCCAGGGGATGAAAGCCGCCCTGGCAGAGGGAGCTGACCAGGGGGTTGGGCTTGATTCCACTGGATATTATGACCAGGAGATCTACGGAGGCAGTGACAGCCGCTTTGCTGGATATGTGACTTCAATTGCTGCCAACGAGCAGGAAGAA gatgatgatgaagattcTTCCACTAGTCTGCTTGGACAGAAGAAACCTGGATATCATGCACCGGTTGCAATACTCAATTCCATCCCTCAGTCAGATGAGCAG TATGATCCCTTTGCTGAACACAGACCACAGAAGATTTCGGACCGCGAGGACGAGTACAAGAAACGCAGACAAAAGATGATCATCTCCCCAGAGCGTCATGACCCGTTTGCTGATG GGGGCAAAACACCGGACCCCAAGATGCAGGTCAGGACGTACATGGATGTTATGAAGGAGCAGCATCTGTCCAAAGAAGAG AGAGAGATCAGGCTGCAGATGGTAGAGAAAGCAAAATCTGGAGAGCTGAAAGCAGTAAACGGCTCTGCTGCTGCTCAGGCAGCTGTGGCCAAACGCAAACGTCGCTGGGACCAGACAGCTGACCAAACCCCCACCAACTCCACACCCAAAAAAATGTCCAGTTGGGACCAGGCAGATGGATCTTCTGAA ACTCCCGGACATACACCGGGACACACACCTTCCAACAGTCGTTGGGACGAGACACCTGGCCGTGCCAAAGGTAGCGAGACCCCGGGAGCCACTCCGAGCACCCGTATGTGGGAGCCCACACCGAGTCACACTCCAGCTGGTGCTGCCACACCTGGTCGAGACACCCCTGGACATGCTACTCCCGGACATGGAGGGGCCTCTTCCAGCGTGCGCAAGAACCGTTGGGATGAGACACCAAAGACAGAGCGAG aAACACCTGGTCATGGCAGTGGCTGGGCTGAAACTCCACGTACAGATAGAGGAGATGAGTCAGTGGGTGAGACACCCACCCCGGGTGCAAGCAAGAGGAAGTCAAGATGGGATGAAACACCAGCCAGTCAGATGGGCTCTTCAACTCCTCTGCTTACCCCTGGAAAAACCCCTCTGGGAACGCCTGCCATGAATATGGCCACGCCCACTCCAG GTCACCTGATGAGCATGACTCCAGAACAGCTGCAGGCTTGGCGCTGGGAGCGAGAGATTGATGAGAGGAACCGCCCATTGACTGATGAGGAACTTGATGCCATGTTTCCAGAAGGATACAAA GTACTGCCCCCACCAGCAGGTTATGTACCCATCCGCACCCCTGCTCGTAAGCTGGCCGCCACTCCCACCCCCATCGGAGGAATGACTGGCTTCCACATGCAAACAGAAGACAGATCTATGAAACAAGTCAACGACCAGCCTTCTGGAAACCTGCCCTTCCTCAAGCCAGATGACATCCAGTACTTTGACAAACTGCTG GTTGAAGTTGATGAGTCCACCCTCAGTCCAGAAGAACAAAAGGAGCGTAAGATCATGAAGCTTCTTCTGAAGATTAAGAATGGAACACCTCCCATGAGAAAG GCTGCTCTTCGTCAAATCACAGATAAGGCCAGAGAATTTGGGGCAGGACCCCTATTTAACCAAATCCTGCCACTGCTGATGTCTCCTACACTGGAGGACCAAGAGCGTCATCTCTTGGTGAAAGTCATCGATCGTATTCTCTACAAACTTGACGACTTGGTTCGACCATACGTCCACAAG ATTCTTGTGGTGATTGAGCCTTTGCTGATTGATGAAGATTACTATGCTAGAGTAGAGGGTAGAGAGATCATCTCCAACTTGGCAAAG GCTGCTGGTCTGGCCACCATGATCTCCACCATGAGGCCTGACATTGACAACATGGACGAGTATGTGAGAAATACAACAGCTCGTGCTTTTGCCGTCGTGGCGTCTGCCCTGGGCATTCCATCTCTCCTGCCTTTCCTCAAGGCTGTTTGTAAGAGCAAGAAATCCTGGCAGGCTCGTCACACAGGAATCAAGATCGTACAGCAGATCGCTATTCTTATGGGCTGTGCTATCCTGCCCCATCTCCGCAGCTTGGTGGAGATTATAGAGCATG GTCTCGTGGATGAGCAGCAGAAAGTGCGAACCATCAGTGCTTTGGCTATCGCTGCCCTGGCTGAAGCTGCTACACCGTATGGTATCGAGTCCTTTGATTCTGTGCTGAAGCCGCTTTGGAAAGGTATTAGGCAACACAGAGGCAAG GGTCTTGCTGCTTTCTTGAAAGCTATTGGATACTTGATTCCTCTTATGGATGCCGAATATGCCAACTATTACACCAGAGAAGTGATGCTTATCCTGATTCGAGAGTTCCAGTCTCCTGATGAGGAGATGAAGAAGATTGTCCTCAAG GTGGTGAAGCAGTGCTGTGGCACAGATGGTGTGGAAGCCAATTACATTAAAACTGAGATCTTGCCCCCCTTCTTTAAACATTTCTGGCAGCACAGAATGGCGTTGGATAGGCGCAACTACAGACAG TTAGTGGACACTACAGTGGAGCTGGCCAATAAGGTAGGCGCAGCTGAGATTATTTCCCGTATCGTGGATGACTTGAAGGATGAAGCTGAGCAATACAGAAAGATGGTCATGGAGACCATTGAGAAAATCATGGGCAACCTTGGTGCCGCTGACATTGATCACAAACTGGAGGAGCAGCTTATTGACGGCATCCTGTACGCCTTTCAGGAACAGACCACTGAG GACTCTGTGATGCTGAATGGCTTTGGTACGGTGGTGAATGCTCTGGGAAAGAGAGTTAAACCGTACTTGCCTCAGATCTGTGGTACAGTACTGTGGCGTCTCAACAACAAATCTGCCAAAGTCCGTCAACAGGCTGCTGACCTTATTTCTCGGACAGCGGTGGTCATGAAGACATGTCAAGAG GAAAAGCTCATGGGCCATTTGGGTGTGGTGTTGTATGAGTATCTGGGAGAAGAATACCCAGAAGTGCTTGGTAGCATTCTTGGAGCCCTTAAAGCTATTGTCAATGTCATTG GTATGCACAAGATGACACCACCTATCAAAGACCTGCTTCCACGTTTGACTCCCATCTTGAAGAACAGACACGAGAAGGTGCAGGAGAACTGCATTGATCTAGTGGGTAGAATCGCTGACAG GGGTGCGGAATACGTGTCTGCAAGGGAATGGATGCGTATCTGTTTTGAATTGCTGGAGTTGTTGAAAGCCCACAAGAAGGCCATCCGCAGAGCTACTGTCAACACTTTCGGCTACATTGCCAAGGCCATTGG TCCTCATGATGTGCTGGCCACGTTGCTCAACAATCTGAAGGTGCAGGAGCGTCAGAACCGTGTGTGCACAACGGTAGCCATCGCTATCGTGGCCGAGACGTGTTCGCCATTCACCGTGCTTCCCGCGTTGATGAATGAGTACCGTGTACCTGAGCTTAATGTTCAGAACGGTGTCCTAAAGTCTCTGTCCTTCCTGTTTGAGTACATTGGTGAAATGGGCAAAGATTATATCTATGCTGTCACACCTCTGTTGGAGGATGCTCTGATGGATAG GGATCTCGTACACAGGCAAACAGCCAGTGCTGTGGTGCAGCATATGTCTCTGGGAGTCTATGGCTTTGGCTGTGAAGATTCTCTCAATCATTTGCTCAACTATGTTTGGCCCAATGTCTTTGAAACATCTCCTCATGTCATCCAGGCTGTAATGGGGGCCCTCGAGGGTCTTCGGGTGGCAATCGGACCCTGTCGTATGCTACAGTATTGCTTACAG GGTTTGTTTCATCCTGCTCGCAAAGTGCGTGACGTGTACTGGAAGATCTACAACTCCATCTATATCGGCTCCCAGGACGCTCTGATCGCACATTATCCTCTTGTCTTCAATGATGAGAAGAACTCATACGTTCGCTATGAGCTGGAGTACTACCTGTGA
- the sf3b1 gene encoding splicing factor 3B subunit 1 isoform X2, with protein MQVRTYMDVMKEQHLSKEEREIRLQMVEKAKSGELKAVNGSAAAQAAVAKRKRRWDQTADQTPTNSTPKKMSSWDQADGSSETPGHTPGHTPSNSRWDETPGRAKGSETPGATPSTRMWEPTPSHTPAGAATPGRDTPGHATPGHGGASSSVRKNRWDETPKTERETPGHGSGWAETPRTDRGDESVGETPTPGASKRKSRWDETPASQMGSSTPLLTPGKTPLGTPAMNMATPTPGHLMSMTPEQLQAWRWEREIDERNRPLTDEELDAMFPEGYKVLPPPAGYVPIRTPARKLAATPTPIGGMTGFHMQTEDRSMKQVNDQPSGNLPFLKPDDIQYFDKLLVEVDESTLSPEEQKERKIMKLLLKIKNGTPPMRKAALRQITDKAREFGAGPLFNQILPLLMSPTLEDQERHLLVKVIDRILYKLDDLVRPYVHKILVVIEPLLIDEDYYARVEGREIISNLAKAAGLATMISTMRPDIDNMDEYVRNTTARAFAVVASALGIPSLLPFLKAVCKSKKSWQARHTGIKIVQQIAILMGCAILPHLRSLVEIIEHGLVDEQQKVRTISALAIAALAEAATPYGIESFDSVLKPLWKGIRQHRGKGLAAFLKAIGYLIPLMDAEYANYYTREVMLILIREFQSPDEEMKKIVLKVVKQCCGTDGVEANYIKTEILPPFFKHFWQHRMALDRRNYRQLVDTTVELANKVGAAEIISRIVDDLKDEAEQYRKMVMETIEKIMGNLGAADIDHKLEEQLIDGILYAFQEQTTEDSVMLNGFGTVVNALGKRVKPYLPQICGTVLWRLNNKSAKVRQQAADLISRTAVVMKTCQEEKLMGHLGVVLYEYLGEEYPEVLGSILGALKAIVNVIGMHKMTPPIKDLLPRLTPILKNRHEKVQENCIDLVGRIADRGAEYVSAREWMRICFELLELLKAHKKAIRRATVNTFGYIAKAIGPHDVLATLLNNLKVQERQNRVCTTVAIAIVAETCSPFTVLPALMNEYRVPELNVQNGVLKSLSFLFEYIGEMGKDYIYAVTPLLEDALMDRDLVHRQTASAVVQHMSLGVYGFGCEDSLNHLLNYVWPNVFETSPHVIQAVMGALEGLRVAIGPCRMLQYCLQGLFHPARKVRDVYWKIYNSIYIGSQDALIAHYPLVFNDEKNSYVRYELEYYL; from the exons ATGCAGGTCAGGACGTACATGGATGTTATGAAGGAGCAGCATCTGTCCAAAGAAGAG AGAGAGATCAGGCTGCAGATGGTAGAGAAAGCAAAATCTGGAGAGCTGAAAGCAGTAAACGGCTCTGCTGCTGCTCAGGCAGCTGTGGCCAAACGCAAACGTCGCTGGGACCAGACAGCTGACCAAACCCCCACCAACTCCACACCCAAAAAAATGTCCAGTTGGGACCAGGCAGATGGATCTTCTGAA ACTCCCGGACATACACCGGGACACACACCTTCCAACAGTCGTTGGGACGAGACACCTGGCCGTGCCAAAGGTAGCGAGACCCCGGGAGCCACTCCGAGCACCCGTATGTGGGAGCCCACACCGAGTCACACTCCAGCTGGTGCTGCCACACCTGGTCGAGACACCCCTGGACATGCTACTCCCGGACATGGAGGGGCCTCTTCCAGCGTGCGCAAGAACCGTTGGGATGAGACACCAAAGACAGAGCGAG aAACACCTGGTCATGGCAGTGGCTGGGCTGAAACTCCACGTACAGATAGAGGAGATGAGTCAGTGGGTGAGACACCCACCCCGGGTGCAAGCAAGAGGAAGTCAAGATGGGATGAAACACCAGCCAGTCAGATGGGCTCTTCAACTCCTCTGCTTACCCCTGGAAAAACCCCTCTGGGAACGCCTGCCATGAATATGGCCACGCCCACTCCAG GTCACCTGATGAGCATGACTCCAGAACAGCTGCAGGCTTGGCGCTGGGAGCGAGAGATTGATGAGAGGAACCGCCCATTGACTGATGAGGAACTTGATGCCATGTTTCCAGAAGGATACAAA GTACTGCCCCCACCAGCAGGTTATGTACCCATCCGCACCCCTGCTCGTAAGCTGGCCGCCACTCCCACCCCCATCGGAGGAATGACTGGCTTCCACATGCAAACAGAAGACAGATCTATGAAACAAGTCAACGACCAGCCTTCTGGAAACCTGCCCTTCCTCAAGCCAGATGACATCCAGTACTTTGACAAACTGCTG GTTGAAGTTGATGAGTCCACCCTCAGTCCAGAAGAACAAAAGGAGCGTAAGATCATGAAGCTTCTTCTGAAGATTAAGAATGGAACACCTCCCATGAGAAAG GCTGCTCTTCGTCAAATCACAGATAAGGCCAGAGAATTTGGGGCAGGACCCCTATTTAACCAAATCCTGCCACTGCTGATGTCTCCTACACTGGAGGACCAAGAGCGTCATCTCTTGGTGAAAGTCATCGATCGTATTCTCTACAAACTTGACGACTTGGTTCGACCATACGTCCACAAG ATTCTTGTGGTGATTGAGCCTTTGCTGATTGATGAAGATTACTATGCTAGAGTAGAGGGTAGAGAGATCATCTCCAACTTGGCAAAG GCTGCTGGTCTGGCCACCATGATCTCCACCATGAGGCCTGACATTGACAACATGGACGAGTATGTGAGAAATACAACAGCTCGTGCTTTTGCCGTCGTGGCGTCTGCCCTGGGCATTCCATCTCTCCTGCCTTTCCTCAAGGCTGTTTGTAAGAGCAAGAAATCCTGGCAGGCTCGTCACACAGGAATCAAGATCGTACAGCAGATCGCTATTCTTATGGGCTGTGCTATCCTGCCCCATCTCCGCAGCTTGGTGGAGATTATAGAGCATG GTCTCGTGGATGAGCAGCAGAAAGTGCGAACCATCAGTGCTTTGGCTATCGCTGCCCTGGCTGAAGCTGCTACACCGTATGGTATCGAGTCCTTTGATTCTGTGCTGAAGCCGCTTTGGAAAGGTATTAGGCAACACAGAGGCAAG GGTCTTGCTGCTTTCTTGAAAGCTATTGGATACTTGATTCCTCTTATGGATGCCGAATATGCCAACTATTACACCAGAGAAGTGATGCTTATCCTGATTCGAGAGTTCCAGTCTCCTGATGAGGAGATGAAGAAGATTGTCCTCAAG GTGGTGAAGCAGTGCTGTGGCACAGATGGTGTGGAAGCCAATTACATTAAAACTGAGATCTTGCCCCCCTTCTTTAAACATTTCTGGCAGCACAGAATGGCGTTGGATAGGCGCAACTACAGACAG TTAGTGGACACTACAGTGGAGCTGGCCAATAAGGTAGGCGCAGCTGAGATTATTTCCCGTATCGTGGATGACTTGAAGGATGAAGCTGAGCAATACAGAAAGATGGTCATGGAGACCATTGAGAAAATCATGGGCAACCTTGGTGCCGCTGACATTGATCACAAACTGGAGGAGCAGCTTATTGACGGCATCCTGTACGCCTTTCAGGAACAGACCACTGAG GACTCTGTGATGCTGAATGGCTTTGGTACGGTGGTGAATGCTCTGGGAAAGAGAGTTAAACCGTACTTGCCTCAGATCTGTGGTACAGTACTGTGGCGTCTCAACAACAAATCTGCCAAAGTCCGTCAACAGGCTGCTGACCTTATTTCTCGGACAGCGGTGGTCATGAAGACATGTCAAGAG GAAAAGCTCATGGGCCATTTGGGTGTGGTGTTGTATGAGTATCTGGGAGAAGAATACCCAGAAGTGCTTGGTAGCATTCTTGGAGCCCTTAAAGCTATTGTCAATGTCATTG GTATGCACAAGATGACACCACCTATCAAAGACCTGCTTCCACGTTTGACTCCCATCTTGAAGAACAGACACGAGAAGGTGCAGGAGAACTGCATTGATCTAGTGGGTAGAATCGCTGACAG GGGTGCGGAATACGTGTCTGCAAGGGAATGGATGCGTATCTGTTTTGAATTGCTGGAGTTGTTGAAAGCCCACAAGAAGGCCATCCGCAGAGCTACTGTCAACACTTTCGGCTACATTGCCAAGGCCATTGG TCCTCATGATGTGCTGGCCACGTTGCTCAACAATCTGAAGGTGCAGGAGCGTCAGAACCGTGTGTGCACAACGGTAGCCATCGCTATCGTGGCCGAGACGTGTTCGCCATTCACCGTGCTTCCCGCGTTGATGAATGAGTACCGTGTACCTGAGCTTAATGTTCAGAACGGTGTCCTAAAGTCTCTGTCCTTCCTGTTTGAGTACATTGGTGAAATGGGCAAAGATTATATCTATGCTGTCACACCTCTGTTGGAGGATGCTCTGATGGATAG GGATCTCGTACACAGGCAAACAGCCAGTGCTGTGGTGCAGCATATGTCTCTGGGAGTCTATGGCTTTGGCTGTGAAGATTCTCTCAATCATTTGCTCAACTATGTTTGGCCCAATGTCTTTGAAACATCTCCTCATGTCATCCAGGCTGTAATGGGGGCCCTCGAGGGTCTTCGGGTGGCAATCGGACCCTGTCGTATGCTACAGTATTGCTTACAG GGTTTGTTTCATCCTGCTCGCAAAGTGCGTGACGTGTACTGGAAGATCTACAACTCCATCTATATCGGCTCCCAGGACGCTCTGATCGCACATTATCCTCTTGTCTTCAATGATGAGAAGAACTCATACGTTCGCTATGAGCTGGAGTACTACCTGTGA
- the sf3b1 gene encoding splicing factor 3B subunit 1 isoform X4, whose protein sequence is MAQIAKTHDDIEAQILEIQGMKAALAEGADQGVGLDSTGYYDQEIYGGSDSRFAGYVTSIAANEQEEDDDEDSSTSLLGQKKPGYHAPVAILNSIPQSDEQYDPFAEHRPQKISDREDEYKKRRQKMIISPERHDPFADAVLLCQSCLHSLKGAATRPVLLFCRLKSDCRGTLGTESGAKHRTPRCRSGRTWML, encoded by the exons ATGGCGCAGATCGCCAAAACACATGACG aCATAGAGGCTCAGATCCTGGAAATCCAGGGGATGAAAGCCGCCCTGGCAGAGGGAGCTGACCAGGGGGTTGGGCTTGATTCCACTGGATATTATGACCAGGAGATCTACGGAGGCAGTGACAGCCGCTTTGCTGGATATGTGACTTCAATTGCTGCCAACGAGCAGGAAGAA gatgatgatgaagattcTTCCACTAGTCTGCTTGGACAGAAGAAACCTGGATATCATGCACCGGTTGCAATACTCAATTCCATCCCTCAGTCAGATGAGCAG TATGATCCCTTTGCTGAACACAGACCACAGAAGATTTCGGACCGCGAGGACGAGTACAAGAAACGCAGACAAAAGATGATCATCTCCCCAGAGCGTCATGACCCGTTTGCTGATG CAGTACTGCTATGCCAGTCCTGTCTGCACTCTCTTAAGGGTGCAGCAACTCGTCCTGT GCTTCTTTTCTGCCGGTTGAAGTCTGACTGCAGAGGGACCCTTGGCACTGAAAGT GGGGCAAAACACCGGACCCCAAGATGCAGGTCAGGACGTACATGGATGTTATGA
- the sf3b1 gene encoding splicing factor 3B subunit 1 isoform X3: protein MAQIAKTHDDIEAQILEIQGMKAALAEGADQGVGLDSTGYYDQEIYGGSDSRFAGYVTSIAANEQEEDDDEDSSTSLLGQKKPGYHAPVAILNSIPQSDEQYDPFAEHRPQKISDREDEYKKRRQKMIISPERHDPFADAVLLCQSCLHSLKGAATRPVLLFCRLKSDCRGTLGTESVRILESAAQDPASVMAISSPYLLLKTTETSLYLPVLNV from the exons ATGGCGCAGATCGCCAAAACACATGACG aCATAGAGGCTCAGATCCTGGAAATCCAGGGGATGAAAGCCGCCCTGGCAGAGGGAGCTGACCAGGGGGTTGGGCTTGATTCCACTGGATATTATGACCAGGAGATCTACGGAGGCAGTGACAGCCGCTTTGCTGGATATGTGACTTCAATTGCTGCCAACGAGCAGGAAGAA gatgatgatgaagattcTTCCACTAGTCTGCTTGGACAGAAGAAACCTGGATATCATGCACCGGTTGCAATACTCAATTCCATCCCTCAGTCAGATGAGCAG TATGATCCCTTTGCTGAACACAGACCACAGAAGATTTCGGACCGCGAGGACGAGTACAAGAAACGCAGACAAAAGATGATCATCTCCCCAGAGCGTCATGACCCGTTTGCTGATG CAGTACTGCTATGCCAGTCCTGTCTGCACTCTCTTAAGGGTGCAGCAACTCGTCCTGT GCTTCTTTTCTGCCGGTTGAAGTCTGACTGCAGAGGGACCCTTGGCACTGAAAGTGTACGTATTCTGGAGAGCGCAGCCCAGGACCCTGCATCAGTGATGGCTATATCCTCTCCTTATCTCCTCTTAAAAACAACAGAAACCTCTTTGTACCTGCCTGTTCTTAATGTATGA
- the sf3b1 gene encoding splicing factor 3B subunit 1 isoform X5: MAQIAKTHDDIEAQILEIQGMKAALAEGADQGVGLDSTGYYDQEIYGGSDSRFAGYVTSIAANEQEEDDDEDSSTSLLGQKKPGYHAPVAILNSIPQSDEQYDPFAEHRPQKISDREDEYKKRRQKMIISPERHDPFADGFFSAG, encoded by the exons ATGGCGCAGATCGCCAAAACACATGACG aCATAGAGGCTCAGATCCTGGAAATCCAGGGGATGAAAGCCGCCCTGGCAGAGGGAGCTGACCAGGGGGTTGGGCTTGATTCCACTGGATATTATGACCAGGAGATCTACGGAGGCAGTGACAGCCGCTTTGCTGGATATGTGACTTCAATTGCTGCCAACGAGCAGGAAGAA gatgatgatgaagattcTTCCACTAGTCTGCTTGGACAGAAGAAACCTGGATATCATGCACCGGTTGCAATACTCAATTCCATCCCTCAGTCAGATGAGCAG TATGATCCCTTTGCTGAACACAGACCACAGAAGATTTCGGACCGCGAGGACGAGTACAAGAAACGCAGACAAAAGATGATCATCTCCCCAGAGCGTCATGACCCGTTTGCTGATG GCTTCTTTTCTGCCGGTTGA